The following are encoded in a window of Elusimicrobiota bacterium genomic DNA:
- a CDS encoding PorV/PorQ family protein: protein MKKFFLLVSVILICEKSLFYCSGTSTGLILSMPANGKSAGLAEACVSLSGDSAFLQYNPASLSFINQKELNLTYQKGSMDDNFGSAFFSLPSNSISFSAGVNYWTLGNMELIDMSGNIKTVNAEKDILLFAIISTRLSNVLSVGGSFKNLNSTLVEEVKAKTNAFDIGALYNFSDFPLSIGISLQSLGGKLKYGTLKESVPRTIRAGFSYILNMERGKVIPSFDIVKQNDEKLRENLGLEVALSNIFSVRAGYKFGYDLDTFTFGLGLNGRSMQLDYGWGTITDFEPKHTVSVCMKIDTMRIKKSQKLTAGENIAVADFVAKNVSSADASIVADFLRTELVKTEKFNVIEKANMDKILAEAAFQQSGCTTSECAVQIGKLLNVRQMVVGSLSKLMDTYFITVNVVNVETGKILQSESIKAYSAEELNSVCKILAQKLIE, encoded by the coding sequence ATGAAAAAGTTTTTTTTATTAGTGAGTGTTATACTAATTTGTGAGAAAAGTTTGTTTTATTGTTCGGGGACATCTACCGGCTTGATACTTTCTATGCCTGCAAATGGGAAATCAGCCGGGCTTGCAGAAGCGTGTGTATCTTTGAGCGGAGACAGTGCATTTCTTCAGTACAATCCTGCCTCGCTGTCATTTATTAACCAGAAGGAACTTAATTTAACATACCAAAAAGGGAGTATGGACGATAATTTTGGTTCTGCATTTTTTAGTTTACCGAGTAATAGCATATCATTTTCCGCAGGGGTTAATTACTGGACATTAGGCAATATGGAACTTATTGATATGTCCGGTAATATAAAGACAGTAAATGCTGAGAAAGATATTCTTTTGTTTGCTATTATATCTACAAGATTATCAAATGTTTTATCAGTTGGCGGTAGTTTTAAGAATTTAAATTCTACACTTGTTGAAGAAGTAAAAGCAAAAACTAATGCGTTTGATATAGGCGCTTTATATAATTTTTCTGATTTTCCATTATCTATCGGAATATCATTACAGAGTTTAGGCGGTAAATTAAAATATGGCACTCTGAAAGAATCTGTTCCACGAACAATCAGAGCGGGGTTTAGTTATATCTTAAATATGGAAAGAGGCAAGGTTATTCCGTCATTTGATATTGTTAAACAAAATGATGAAAAACTTAGAGAGAATTTAGGGCTTGAAGTTGCATTAAGTAATATCTTTTCAGTAAGAGCGGGCTATAAATTTGGCTATGATCTTGATACTTTTACTTTTGGGCTTGGGTTAAACGGAAGAAGTATGCAATTAGATTATGGGTGGGGAACGATAACGGATTTTGAGCCCAAGCATACGGTATCAGTTTGTATGAAAATAGACACTATGCGAATAAAGAAATCGCAAAAACTTACAGCAGGCGAAAACATAGCGGTGGCTGATTTTGTGGCGAAAAATGTTTCTTCTGCCGATGCATCAATCGTTGCCGATTTTTTGAGGACAGAACTTGTTAAAACAGAAAAGTTCAATGTTATTGAAAAGGCGAATATGGATAAAATTCTGGCAGAAGCAGCGTTTCAGCAAAGTGGCTGCACTACATCAGAGTGTGCAGTTCAAATAGGAAAACTCTTAAATGTCCGGCAAATGGTAGTTGGCTCACTCTCTAAATTAATGGATACATATTTTATTACAGTGAATGTTGTTAATGTAGAAACCGGGAAAATATTGCAGTCAGAAAGTATAAAGGCATATTCTGCGGAAGAACTCAATAGCGTCTGTAAAATCCTTGCTCAAAAACTTATAGAATAA